Proteins encoded together in one Flavobacteriales bacterium window:
- a CDS encoding STAS/SEC14 domain-containing protein → MPSELRCIELPMAQIALMGGNHVEVRIRPDVRIDVGGLLASMQARRELLDTSRGPLYFIALGELDWDPAALQTDFFGQDAESITALAVLVDSRSLTLVANMYFSLFPARFPTKVFNTDAEARQWLTAQAL, encoded by the coding sequence ATGCCCAGCGAACTGCGATGCATCGAACTGCCCATGGCGCAAATAGCACTGATGGGCGGCAACCATGTGGAGGTGCGCATAAGGCCGGATGTGCGCATTGATGTCGGCGGCCTGCTGGCGAGCATGCAGGCGCGGCGCGAACTGCTCGACACTAGTCGCGGACCCCTGTACTTCATCGCGCTCGGTGAGTTGGACTGGGACCCCGCCGCATTGCAAACGGATTTCTTCGGGCAGGATGCGGAATCCATCACCGCGCTTGCCGTGCTGGTTGACAGCCGGTCATTGACGCTGGTGGCCAACATGTACTTCAGCCTTTTCCCCGCACGCTTCCCCACCAAGGTATTCAACACCGATGCGGAGGCGCGGCAATGGTTGACCGCGCAAGCGCTTTGA
- a CDS encoding DNA translocase FtsK 4TM domain-containing protein, translated as MLLILGGLFLLTAFTSFLFTWRVDQDLMSRGWWEILRTDIAAENWLGKLGAISAHRFIHVWFGLAAFALPLWSFLAGVRILLGTWLLPTRRTLGWTTMALFWIPALLGFFFRGEYSFLGGGLGVVITKHLTTLLGEFGAGALLVFSAGTFAVYSFNLSFGWAGRLFAKREMEEEAVAEEAAVSSGVRMKEEWRDSGFAEEKVASGSGIEMEVEGDEIASASGLAMTGELEMEVEGGEIASGGALAMTEQANDLHLETTPMEVVEPVLSPVISTAEDLNGDLNGMSVTANTEEAVLSEDEIEAKLAEFGEYDPTLDLSSYEPPPLDLLVDHGTGEITVTKEELEMNKDRIVQTLGHYNIGIDKIKATIGPTVTLYEIIPQAGVRISKIKNLEDDIALSLAALGIRIIAPIPGKGTIGIEVPNSKPQVVGMRAVVASEKFQNSTADLPIVLGKTISNETFVTDLAKMPHLLMAGATGQGKSVGLNAILVSLLYKKHPSQIKFVLVDPKKVELTLFNKIERHFLAKLPGDGEAIITDTKKVVATLNSLCIEMDVRYELLKDAQVRNIKEYNAKFISRRLNPENGHRYLPYIVLVVDEFADLIMTAGREVETPIARLAQLARAIGIHLIIATQRPSVNIITGTIKANFPARIAFRVTSKIDSRTILDTGGADQLIGRGDMLLSTGNDLIRIQCAFVDTPEVDEITAFIGNQRGYPDALLLPEPPMEEGEGGGDLDDGERDPMFEEAARLVVQTQQGSTSLIQRKLKLGYNRAGRIVDQLEAAGILGGFEGSKARRVLINNEAALAAHLNSGVAAGPGVGGF; from the coding sequence ATGCTGCTCATCCTGGGCGGGCTCTTCCTGCTCACCGCCTTCACCAGCTTCCTCTTCACCTGGAGGGTCGATCAGGACCTCATGTCGCGCGGGTGGTGGGAGATCCTGCGCACCGACATCGCCGCAGAGAACTGGTTGGGCAAGCTCGGCGCCATCAGTGCGCACCGCTTCATCCACGTGTGGTTCGGCCTGGCGGCCTTCGCCTTGCCGCTGTGGAGCTTCCTCGCCGGGGTCCGCATCCTGCTGGGCACCTGGCTGCTGCCCACGCGCCGCACCCTGGGCTGGACAACGATGGCCCTGTTCTGGATACCCGCGCTGCTCGGCTTCTTCTTCCGCGGCGAATACAGTTTCCTCGGCGGCGGCTTGGGCGTGGTGATCACCAAGCACCTCACCACCCTGCTCGGTGAATTCGGCGCGGGCGCCTTGCTCGTGTTCTCAGCGGGCACTTTCGCAGTGTACAGCTTCAACCTCAGCTTCGGATGGGCGGGCAGGCTCTTCGCGAAGCGGGAGATGGAAGAAGAAGCCGTTGCGGAAGAGGCGGCAGTGAGCTCTGGCGTGCGGATGAAGGAGGAATGGAGGGATAGCGGGTTCGCGGAGGAGAAGGTCGCTTCGGGTTCGGGCATCGAGATGGAGGTGGAGGGTGACGAGATCGCTTCGGCCTCCGGCCTCGCAATGACCGGAGAACTTGAGATGGAGGTTGAGGGTGGCGAGATCGCTTCGGGCGGAGCCCTCGCGATGACCGAACAGGCAAACGATTTGCACCTGGAGACCACGCCGATGGAAGTGGTGGAGCCGGTGCTCTCACCGGTGATCAGCACGGCGGAGGACCTGAACGGCGACCTGAACGGCATGAGCGTGACGGCCAACACCGAAGAGGCCGTGCTCAGCGAGGACGAGATCGAGGCCAAGCTCGCGGAGTTCGGCGAATACGACCCCACGCTCGACCTCAGCAGCTACGAGCCTCCCCCGCTCGACCTGCTCGTGGACCACGGCACCGGTGAGATCACCGTGACGAAGGAAGAGCTCGAGATGAACAAGGATCGCATCGTGCAGACTCTTGGCCATTACAACATCGGCATCGACAAGATCAAGGCGACCATCGGGCCCACGGTGACGCTCTACGAGATCATCCCGCAAGCGGGCGTGCGCATCAGCAAGATCAAGAACCTCGAGGACGACATCGCCCTCAGCCTCGCCGCCCTGGGCATCCGCATCATCGCGCCGATCCCCGGCAAGGGCACCATCGGCATCGAAGTGCCCAACAGCAAGCCGCAGGTGGTGGGCATGCGCGCCGTGGTGGCCAGCGAGAAGTTCCAGAACAGCACGGCCGACCTGCCCATCGTGCTGGGCAAGACCATCAGCAACGAGACCTTCGTCACCGACCTCGCCAAGATGCCGCACCTGCTCATGGCCGGCGCCACGGGCCAGGGCAAGTCGGTGGGCTTGAATGCGATCCTCGTGTCGCTGCTCTACAAGAAGCACCCGAGCCAGATCAAGTTCGTGCTCGTCGACCCGAAGAAGGTGGAGCTCACCCTCTTCAACAAGATCGAGCGCCACTTCCTCGCCAAGCTCCCCGGCGACGGCGAGGCCATCATCACCGATACCAAGAAGGTGGTGGCCACGCTGAACAGTTTGTGCATTGAGATGGACGTGCGCTACGAGCTGCTCAAGGACGCTCAGGTGCGCAACATCAAGGAGTACAACGCCAAGTTCATCAGCCGCCGCCTCAATCCGGAGAACGGCCACCGGTACCTCCCCTACATCGTGCTGGTGGTCGATGAGTTCGCGGACCTGATCATGACCGCGGGCCGCGAGGTGGAAACGCCCATCGCCCGTCTTGCGCAGCTCGCCCGCGCCATCGGCATCCACCTCATCATCGCCACGCAGCGCCCCAGCGTCAACATCATCACCGGCACCATCAAGGCCAACTTCCCGGCGCGCATCGCCTTCCGCGTCACCAGCAAGATCGACAGCCGCACCATCCTCGATACCGGCGGCGCCGACCAGCTCATCGGCCGCGGCGACATGCTCCTCAGCACCGGCAACGACCTCATCCGCATCCAGTGCGCCTTCGTGGATACGCCCGAGGTGGACGAGATCACCGCCTTCATCGGCAACCAGCGCGGCTACCCCGATGCCCTGCTCCTGCCCGAGCCGCCCATGGAGGAAGGCGAAGGCGGCGGCGACCTCGACGATGGCGAGCGCGACCCCATGTTCGAGGAGGCCGCACGCCTGGTGGTGCAAACGCAGCAAGGCAGCACCTCCCTCATCCAGCGCAAATTGAAGCTCGGCTACAACCGCGCCGGCCGCATCGTGGACCAACTGGAAGCCGCCGGCATCCTCGGCGGCTTCGAGGGCAGCAAGGCGCGCCGCGTGCTCATCAACAACGAAGCAGCGCTGGCCGCGCACTTGAACAGCGGCGTGGCGGCCGGGCCGGGCGTGGGGGGATTCTGA
- a CDS encoding T9SS type A sorting domain-containing protein produces MGRNRSLVLGLLVAGPSLAIQVNVQFVPATCSQCNGAAQAFVTGGTPPYSYLWSPNPANGQGTNQIWDLCPGQWSVLVTDAVGATATADFTIDALPGLSPFLQAQPLLSDCMGGCNGWAVAYVNSFGGTPPYNYSWGMIDTGLMGPGSVTFQGLCTGTTPISVVDAQGCTGLIQATVGMESISTPSVGALPACGTWANGAIIASGPGDNPVFRVQGGSGFDSLYVLSGFPPFTLGGVPAGEYSVSPMGLAPWGGGYLDLWCTAPAMVTVPALPQPCGTLTGLIYHDADQDCALNNFDIRLPYRVLSIEPGGVFTISDANGQFARNLSNGSYNLAQGALTDEVPFCPASGSTAFTISTTTPTAYVEFANLSTAPHDVSVQLTSSAARPGFATQVWVTVSNNSAFPSGDVTVDLDFDPLLLNPSTTQPWDFGVIAPYQSITLSFTANLPPDAGLVGNVLTYTATAGNTASEPDLSNNSASLDVTITASYDPNDKVGTANASGSTTQYFIGNDEWIDYVIRFQNTGTDTAFTVVVRDAIEEGLDMMSLEILGASHPFTPSMDEGRELVFTFPDIQLPDSTTDLLGSQGFVAFRLRPMPPLVPGTVIENIANIYFDFNDPVITEPSVLVAEFSTGEQDANAWDLSVFPNPGRDRITIQAAGAFSVRVMDLLGREVLHSGWGGGVMEMDASGLRSGAYVLHVIRSNGDTVQRPWMKN; encoded by the coding sequence ATGGGCCGCAACCGCTCACTCGTTCTCGGGCTTCTGGTCGCTGGGCCCTCGCTCGCGATCCAGGTGAATGTGCAGTTCGTGCCCGCCACGTGCAGCCAATGCAATGGCGCTGCCCAGGCCTTCGTCACCGGTGGCACGCCTCCGTACTCCTATCTCTGGTCCCCGAACCCGGCCAACGGCCAAGGCACCAACCAGATCTGGGACCTCTGCCCGGGTCAATGGTCGGTCCTGGTCACCGATGCGGTGGGGGCAACCGCCACAGCCGATTTCACCATTGATGCGCTGCCTGGGCTTTCTCCATTCCTGCAGGCGCAGCCACTCCTCTCGGATTGCATGGGCGGTTGCAATGGTTGGGCCGTGGCCTATGTGAATTCGTTCGGTGGGACTCCACCTTACAACTACAGCTGGGGGATGATCGACACGGGCCTCATGGGGCCGGGTTCCGTCACCTTCCAAGGCCTTTGCACCGGCACCACGCCGATATCCGTCGTGGATGCTCAAGGATGCACCGGGCTGATCCAAGCCACGGTGGGCATGGAGTCCATCTCCACTCCGTCCGTCGGTGCATTGCCTGCTTGCGGCACATGGGCGAACGGCGCCATCATCGCATCTGGACCCGGTGACAACCCGGTTTTCCGGGTTCAAGGCGGATCAGGCTTCGATTCCCTGTATGTGCTTTCGGGTTTCCCGCCCTTCACGCTGGGTGGTGTGCCTGCCGGTGAGTACTCGGTCTCGCCCATGGGCTTGGCGCCTTGGGGCGGAGGATATCTGGACCTCTGGTGCACGGCTCCCGCGATGGTCACCGTGCCCGCCCTTCCACAGCCGTGCGGCACCTTGACCGGCCTGATCTACCACGATGCCGATCAGGACTGCGCGCTGAACAACTTCGACATCCGACTGCCTTATCGGGTGCTGAGCATTGAGCCTGGGGGCGTCTTCACGATCAGCGATGCCAACGGACAGTTCGCACGCAACCTGTCCAACGGCAGCTACAACCTGGCACAAGGCGCCCTCACGGATGAAGTGCCGTTCTGCCCGGCTTCGGGTTCAACGGCATTCACCATCAGCACCACCACGCCCACCGCTTATGTCGAATTCGCCAACCTGAGCACCGCGCCCCACGACGTTAGCGTTCAACTTACCAGTTCGGCAGCGCGGCCGGGCTTCGCCACGCAGGTGTGGGTCACGGTGAGCAACAACTCCGCCTTCCCAAGCGGCGATGTGACGGTGGACCTGGACTTCGATCCGCTGTTGCTGAACCCCTCGACAACACAGCCTTGGGACTTCGGCGTGATCGCTCCGTACCAATCCATCACCCTTTCCTTCACGGCGAACCTGCCACCGGATGCGGGCCTGGTGGGCAACGTGCTCACGTACACGGCCACGGCTGGCAACACCGCCAGTGAACCCGACCTCTCGAACAACAGCGCATCGCTCGACGTGACCATCACCGCCAGCTATGACCCGAACGACAAGGTGGGCACGGCCAACGCCAGCGGGAGCACGACGCAGTACTTCATCGGCAATGATGAGTGGATCGACTATGTGATCCGCTTCCAGAACACCGGCACGGATACAGCATTCACCGTCGTGGTCCGCGATGCGATCGAGGAAGGCCTGGACATGATGAGCCTGGAGATCCTGGGCGCTTCGCATCCGTTCACGCCTTCGATGGACGAGGGTCGCGAACTGGTCTTCACCTTTCCGGATATCCAGCTGCCGGACAGCACCACGGACCTGCTGGGCAGTCAGGGCTTCGTGGCTTTCCGGCTGAGACCAATGCCGCCGCTGGTGCCCGGCACCGTCATCGAGAACATCGCCAATATCTACTTTGATTTCAATGATCCCGTGATCACCGAGCCGAGCGTGCTGGTGGCGGAGTTCAGCACGGGGGAGCAGGACGCGAATGCGTGGGATCTGAGCGTCTTCCCTAATCCTGGACGGGATCGAATCACCATTCAGGCTGCTGGAGCCTTCAGCGTGCGCGTTATGGACCTCTTGGGCCGGGAGGTCCTGCATTCCGGCTGGGGGGGCGGCGTGATGGAGATGGACGCCTCAGGGCTCCGCTCGGGAGCCTATGTGCTGCACGTGATCAGGTCCAATGGGGACACCGTCCAAAGGCCTTGGATGAAGAATTGA
- a CDS encoding MBOAT family protein yields MLFNSLDFAVFLPVVFLLYWLAGGSSIARRNLILLAASYVFYGWWDWRFLSLLAFSTLVDYAVVRAWDRAEEPSRRKALLATSLVVNLGLLGFFKYFNFFAAEFASAFTFLGMPIAAARLDIILPVGISFYTFQTLSYSIDVYRRQLVPSRDLVAFSAYVSFFPQLVAGPIERATNLLPQFAVLQRFDRAKAADGLRQMLWGLFKKLVIADNCALEVDRIFGQHETMGGSTLLLGAVLFAFQIYGDFSGYSDIAIGCARLFGFSLMRNFAFPYFSRDMAEFWRRWHISLSTWFRDYLYIPLGGSKGGRWMAVRNTFIIFLVSGFWHGANWTFMAWGALNALYFLPLLLRGSNRTHIEIVAAGRWLPKPGDALRIGSTFLLTCIAWVFFRSADLGQAFEYLRGMLSPSLFRSPEFEYAPLPWLIGFFVLLEWIGREHQFALERLGLRWPWPLRWGFYALLIAVIGIYMAVGEVPFIYFQF; encoded by the coding sequence ATGCTCTTCAACTCGCTCGATTTCGCCGTCTTCCTGCCGGTCGTCTTCCTGCTCTACTGGCTGGCCGGCGGCTCCAGCATCGCCCGCCGCAACCTGATCCTGCTGGCGGCCAGCTATGTGTTCTACGGTTGGTGGGATTGGCGCTTCCTTTCGCTGCTCGCCTTCAGCACCCTGGTGGATTATGCCGTGGTCCGTGCCTGGGATCGCGCGGAGGAGCCCTCACGGCGAAAGGCCCTGCTCGCCACGAGCCTTGTGGTGAACCTCGGACTGCTGGGCTTCTTCAAGTACTTCAACTTCTTCGCCGCTGAATTCGCCAGCGCCTTCACCTTCCTGGGCATGCCCATCGCGGCAGCCCGGCTCGACATCATCCTCCCGGTCGGCATCAGCTTCTACACCTTCCAGACCCTGAGCTATTCCATCGATGTGTACCGCAGGCAGCTCGTGCCATCGCGCGACCTGGTGGCTTTCTCGGCCTACGTGAGCTTCTTCCCGCAGCTCGTGGCCGGCCCGATCGAGCGCGCCACCAATCTGCTGCCGCAGTTCGCCGTGCTCCAGCGCTTCGACCGGGCCAAGGCCGCCGACGGATTGCGCCAGATGCTCTGGGGCCTTTTCAAGAAGCTGGTGATCGCCGACAACTGCGCGCTGGAAGTGGACCGCATCTTCGGTCAGCACGAGACCATGGGCGGCAGCACGCTCCTGCTGGGCGCGGTGCTCTTCGCCTTCCAGATCTACGGCGACTTCAGCGGGTACAGCGACATCGCCATCGGATGCGCACGGCTCTTCGGCTTCTCGCTCATGCGCAACTTCGCCTTCCCCTACTTCTCGCGCGACATGGCGGAATTCTGGCGCCGCTGGCACATCAGCCTCAGCACCTGGTTCCGCGACTACCTCTATATCCCGCTCGGCGGCAGCAAGGGCGGGCGCTGGATGGCGGTGCGCAACACCTTCATCATCTTCCTCGTGAGCGGATTCTGGCACGGCGCCAATTGGACCTTCATGGCCTGGGGCGCGCTGAATGCGCTGTACTTCCTGCCGCTGCTGCTGCGCGGATCGAATCGCACGCACATCGAGATCGTGGCTGCCGGTCGCTGGCTCCCCAAGCCGGGCGATGCCTTGCGCATCGGGTCAACTTTCCTGCTCACCTGCATCGCCTGGGTCTTCTTCCGCTCGGCGGACCTTGGTCAGGCGTTCGAATACCTGAGAGGCATGCTCTCCCCTTCGCTGTTCCGATCGCCTGAGTTCGAATACGCGCCGCTCCCGTGGCTCATCGGCTTCTTCGTGCTGCTGGAGTGGATTGGACGCGAGCATCAGTTCGCGCTGGAGCGCCTCGGCCTGCGCTGGCCCTGGCCGCTTCGATGGGGCTTCTATGCGCTGCTGATCGCGGTCATCGGCATCTACATGGCCGTGGGCGAAGTGCCCTTCATCTATTTCCAGTTCTGA
- a CDS encoding T9SS type A sorting domain-containing protein — protein MNTLRFPLLAVTAYFTFAAQALTVTISKYQDSPCGQPLGVLDAYASGGVGPYTFSWSNGATTGHLEGLLPGSYTVTVTDGNSEQAAATETILDLPSHPFPVSGATFSHCPGGDPIAEIHFDQSGWTHGPGPHTITNPSNWVPLLGQGGAFTFYYMVFPGAAPGSTQEVQWADANGCPGTTSGQVSNIYQPPQMTSLTSTGACLGNNGSITGTLVNQQFAMVGVHLRTMDGTPIASGQNFTSDIGPYAFSFSFLAPGAYWVITDPDGLDSWDPGNPYGLPNCADSFYVEVPDLTGNCGIVQGRVYFDHDQDCVQDANEVGVPDRLITFTPGPEYAYTNSNGGYTRRLTNGSYTMAVDGTGTDLYPICPPTPTTDVVVSGGVVNQSFADSSLVPLDLKAEIAMGPARPGFVQNVLLRAKNLSGQLSGAVDLALTIDPQFSFLSAEPAPTSVVGNTVTWAGMDPLSGYQRHLVHVQVQVPPDIGLLNQPYAHTASVSQPLTESTLANNTANGDGTVQGSYDPNDKTARTSTRQSETEYFIGQDTWIDYTIRFQNTGTDTAFTVVVRDTLSEALDIGSFEMGIASHDPIITFLPNHVVEWRFPNILLPDSNVNEPGSHGLIDFRIKPMEPVLPGTVIENTANIYFDFNPPVITEPSVLVAEFSTGVATVDSGALLLAPIPANDQLLVSSSRSIDAVQVFAMDGREELRLSIRSTSATLNVGRLSSGAYLLVAHLENGTVLRQRFLKH, from the coding sequence AAGTACCAGGATTCTCCTTGCGGGCAGCCGTTGGGTGTGCTTGATGCCTATGCTTCCGGTGGCGTGGGACCCTATACGTTCTCATGGAGCAACGGGGCCACTACTGGACATCTGGAAGGCTTGCTTCCCGGATCGTACACCGTTACGGTCACCGATGGGAACAGCGAACAGGCCGCAGCCACCGAGACCATCCTCGATCTGCCGTCGCACCCCTTTCCGGTATCCGGTGCTACGTTCAGCCATTGCCCGGGTGGCGATCCCATCGCGGAGATCCACTTCGATCAGTCCGGTTGGACGCATGGGCCAGGGCCGCACACCATCACCAACCCGTCCAACTGGGTGCCGCTGCTGGGGCAAGGCGGCGCATTCACGTTCTATTACATGGTCTTTCCCGGCGCCGCACCGGGATCCACGCAAGAGGTGCAGTGGGCGGATGCGAACGGTTGTCCAGGTACGACCAGCGGACAGGTGTCGAACATCTACCAACCCCCGCAGATGACCTCGCTAACGAGCACCGGTGCCTGCTTGGGGAACAACGGAAGCATCACCGGCACCCTGGTCAACCAGCAGTTCGCCATGGTGGGCGTTCATCTGCGGACCATGGACGGGACACCGATTGCCTCGGGGCAGAATTTCACCTCGGACATCGGCCCTTACGCTTTCAGCTTCTCCTTCCTGGCCCCGGGGGCGTATTGGGTGATCACCGATCCCGATGGGTTGGATAGCTGGGATCCAGGCAACCCGTACGGCTTACCGAACTGCGCCGACTCTTTCTACGTGGAGGTCCCTGATCTTACCGGGAACTGCGGTATTGTACAAGGCCGGGTCTATTTCGATCATGATCAGGACTGCGTGCAGGATGCCAACGAGGTCGGTGTGCCTGATCGGTTGATCACCTTCACGCCAGGGCCGGAGTACGCTTACACCAACTCCAACGGGGGCTACACCCGCCGGCTGACCAACGGCTCGTACACCATGGCTGTTGATGGAACCGGAACGGACCTGTATCCCATCTGTCCACCCACGCCGACCACCGATGTGGTGGTGAGCGGAGGTGTGGTGAACCAGTCATTCGCGGACAGCAGCTTGGTGCCGTTGGACCTGAAAGCGGAGATCGCCATGGGTCCGGCCCGGCCCGGATTCGTGCAGAATGTGTTGTTGCGCGCGAAGAATCTGAGCGGGCAGTTGAGCGGCGCGGTGGATCTGGCGCTCACCATCGATCCGCAGTTCAGTTTCCTCTCCGCAGAGCCCGCGCCCACGAGCGTGGTCGGCAACACGGTAACTTGGGCGGGTATGGATCCCTTGAGCGGATACCAGCGGCACCTTGTTCACGTGCAGGTGCAGGTGCCACCTGACATCGGCCTCTTGAATCAGCCATACGCGCACACGGCCAGCGTGTCGCAGCCGCTCACCGAGTCCACGTTGGCGAACAATACTGCGAATGGCGACGGCACCGTGCAAGGCAGCTACGACCCGAACGACAAGACCGCGCGCACGAGCACGCGCCAGAGCGAGACGGAGTACTTCATCGGGCAGGACACCTGGATCGATTACACCATCCGCTTCCAGAACACAGGCACGGATACGGCATTCACGGTGGTTGTGCGCGATACGCTGAGCGAGGCCTTGGACATCGGATCCTTCGAGATGGGCATCGCCTCGCATGATCCTATCATCACCTTCTTGCCGAACCACGTGGTGGAGTGGCGCTTCCCCAACATCCTGCTGCCCGATAGCAACGTGAACGAGCCCGGCAGCCATGGCCTGATCGACTTCCGCATCAAGCCCATGGAGCCGGTCCTTCCCGGCACGGTGATCGAGAACACCGCCAATATCTACTTCGACTTCAACCCGCCGGTGATCACCGAGCCGAGCGTGCTGGTAGCGGAGTTCAGCACGGGGGTGGCAACGGTGGACAGCGGTGCGCTTCTGTTGGCACCGATCCCCGCGAACGACCAGTTGCTAGTCTCCTCCAGCCGGTCCATCGATGCTGTGCAGGTCTTTGCAATGGATGGAAGGGAGGAGCTTCGGCTCTCCATACGATCGACCAGCGCAACGCTCAACGTCGGCAGGTTGTCATCAGGCGCCTACCTGCTTGTGGCTCACCTGGAGAACGGCACTGTTCTGCGCCAGCGATTCCTGAAACATTGA